One stretch of Streptosporangiales bacterium DNA includes these proteins:
- a CDS encoding iron chelate uptake ABC transporter family permease subunit has protein sequence MGRVQGAPVGRWRLGGLIALAIVLCGCVLLGLVLGSRPLPLGDVLAALLGKDVGDATIIVLDQRLPRTVLGVVVGAALGVGGAVAQGITRNPLADPALLGVSAGAALALVIGSFAFGIVTLTAQIPVASLGAALTGCLVLGLGTHGRAAMTPTGLALVGLALSAMIVSVISTLVLLDAQTLDEYRYWLVGALAGKGFPTVTVVAPVVAVGLVFAVLTVRGLDALALGDDVARGLGLRLRWTRSLAGLAVVVLTGTAVAATGPIAFVGLVVPHAARALTGPRHGWLLPYAAVLGGALLVLADSVGRVIALPNEVQVGVITALVGAPLVLVVLRHARVTELTT, from the coding sequence ATCGGACGGGTGCAAGGAGCGCCGGTGGGACGATGGCGGCTGGGTGGGCTGATCGCTCTTGCGATCGTTCTCTGCGGCTGCGTGCTGCTCGGCCTGGTACTCGGGTCGCGACCACTCCCCCTCGGTGACGTGCTCGCCGCGCTGCTCGGCAAGGACGTCGGCGACGCGACGATCATCGTCCTCGACCAACGGCTGCCGCGTACGGTGCTCGGCGTCGTCGTCGGGGCGGCGCTCGGCGTCGGTGGCGCGGTCGCCCAGGGCATCACGCGCAACCCGCTCGCCGACCCCGCACTGCTCGGGGTCTCCGCCGGCGCCGCGCTTGCGCTGGTGATCGGCTCGTTCGCGTTCGGCATCGTGACGCTGACCGCCCAGATCCCGGTGGCCAGCCTCGGCGCCGCGCTCACCGGGTGCCTGGTGCTCGGCCTCGGCACGCACGGCCGGGCGGCCATGACCCCCACCGGTCTCGCCCTCGTCGGCCTCGCGCTCTCCGCGATGATCGTGTCGGTCATCTCCACCCTCGTGCTGCTCGACGCGCAGACGCTCGACGAGTACCGGTACTGGCTCGTCGGCGCGCTCGCCGGCAAGGGCTTCCCCACGGTGACGGTGGTCGCGCCGGTCGTCGCGGTCGGTCTGGTGTTCGCCGTGCTCACCGTCCGCGGCCTGGACGCGCTCGCGCTCGGCGACGACGTGGCACGCGGACTCGGCCTGCGGCTGCGGTGGACCCGCAGCCTGGCCGGGCTCGCGGTGGTCGTCCTCACCGGCACGGCGGTGGCCGCCACCGGGCCGATCGCGTTCGTCGGGCTGGTCGTGCCGCACGCCGCGCGGGCGCTCACCGGCCCGCGGCACGGCTGGCTGCTGCCGTACGCGGCAGTGCTCGGCGGCGCGCTGCTGGTGCTGGCCGACTCGGTCGGCCGGGTGATCGCGCTGCCGAACGAGGTGCAGGTCGGGGTCATCACCGCGCTGGTCGGCGCCCCGCTGGTGCTGGTGGTCCTGCGGCATGCGCGGGTCACGGAGCTGACCACATGA
- a CDS encoding metalloregulator ArsR/SmtB family transcription factor, producing the protein MAGMREAYHPDVGEIRLTDVLAALSDPLRVGLVRLLSDGEERGWGELRTPVTKSTLSHHLRMLRDAGLTRTRQEGTRCYVTLRRDDLETRFPGLLESVLDAAHGDDVGGHVGLRTTARG; encoded by the coding sequence ATTGCCGGCATGCGAGAGGCGTACCACCCGGACGTGGGGGAGATCCGGCTGACCGACGTGCTGGCGGCCCTCAGTGATCCGCTCCGGGTGGGGTTGGTCCGGTTGCTGTCGGACGGCGAGGAACGTGGCTGGGGCGAGCTGCGTACGCCGGTGACGAAGTCGACGCTGAGCCACCACCTGCGGATGCTGCGCGATGCCGGCCTGACCCGGACCCGTCAGGAAGGCACCCGCTGCTACGTCACCCTCCGCCGCGACGACCTGGAGACCCGGTTCCCCGGCTTGCTCGAGTCGGTGCTCGACGCGGCGCACGGCGACGACGTCGGCGGGCACGTCGGACTCCGCACCACGGCCCGCGGTTAA
- a CDS encoding iron chelate uptake ABC transporter family permease subunit codes for MTPLLARSGSDLVARAGRFSVLVQPRTWLVNLLLLGVVAALFVAAVTIGTTWLPLGDVVRGIVGAGDSATNLIVQRFRMPRAVVGVLVGAALAAAGALVQTVTRNPIATPDVIGVTAGASFGAVATLLAFGGATFGYGGAAAGLSAVGLPVGAIAGAFLAAVLVLGLATNRKHGGERFSTRRVVLAGIVLHSAFIGLVHWGLASGDVDEASKAQVWLVGTLHGRGWEHVAGVTLALAVLTPVVVLLGRRLLGLQLGETSATTLGVPVVRTQLLVFAVAFALTGTAVAAAGPVNFVALIAPQIARRIARRAAAPLISSALTGAALLLAADLAARLLVPGHELPAGSVTALVGAPYLLWLVVRSEGHR; via the coding sequence ATGACGCCGCTGCTCGCCCGCTCCGGATCCGACCTGGTCGCGCGCGCCGGCCGGTTCAGCGTGCTCGTCCAGCCGCGGACCTGGCTGGTCAACCTGCTCCTGCTCGGCGTGGTGGCCGCGCTCTTCGTCGCGGCGGTCACCATCGGCACCACCTGGCTCCCGCTCGGCGACGTCGTGCGCGGCATCGTCGGCGCAGGCGACAGCGCCACCAACCTGATCGTGCAGCGGTTCCGGATGCCGCGCGCGGTCGTCGGCGTGCTCGTCGGCGCGGCACTCGCCGCCGCCGGCGCCCTCGTCCAGACGGTGACCCGCAACCCGATCGCCACCCCGGACGTCATCGGCGTCACGGCGGGCGCGAGCTTCGGCGCGGTCGCCACCTTGCTGGCGTTCGGCGGGGCGACGTTCGGCTACGGCGGCGCGGCCGCCGGGCTGTCCGCCGTCGGCCTGCCGGTGGGGGCGATCGCGGGTGCGTTCCTCGCCGCAGTGCTCGTCCTCGGGCTGGCGACCAACCGCAAGCACGGCGGTGAGCGGTTCAGCACCCGGCGCGTCGTGCTGGCCGGCATCGTGCTGCACTCCGCGTTCATCGGGCTCGTGCACTGGGGGCTGGCCAGTGGCGACGTCGACGAGGCGAGCAAGGCGCAGGTGTGGCTGGTGGGCACCCTGCACGGCCGCGGCTGGGAGCACGTCGCGGGTGTCACGCTCGCCCTCGCCGTCCTGACGCCGGTGGTCGTGCTCCTCGGGCGCAGGCTGCTCGGCCTGCAGCTCGGCGAGACGTCCGCGACGACGCTCGGCGTGCCGGTCGTGCGTACCCAGCTGCTGGTGTTCGCCGTCGCGTTCGCGCTCACCGGCACCGCGGTCGCCGCCGCAGGACCGGTCAACTTCGTGGCGCTCATCGCGCCGCAGATCGCGCGCCGGATCGCCCGCCGGGCGGCCGCGCCGCTCATCTCGTCCGCGCTCACCGGGGCGGCGCTGCTGCTCGCCGCCGACCTGGCCGCGCGGCTGCTCGTGCCCGGCCACGAACTGCCCGCAGGCTCCGTCACCGCGCTCGTCGGTGCCCCGTACCTGCTCTGGCTCGTCGTCCGCTCGGAAGGTCACCGATGA
- a CDS encoding glycerophosphodiester phosphodiesterase produces the protein MAAVCSALLLLLLLLLVASPAHAAPPDDGLGPDDFDLQAHRGGLGLVVESTLASFGNALEVGVSTLELDVQITEDHRAVVTHDRQVSGAKCTDTAPAFPGDPEYPYVGKYVVNLSLAQVRTLDCGTKTLPQHPGQRPSPGARMPLLTEVFDLVEERHADKVWLNIETKVEAGAPEETAPREEFVQIVSRLVGESGLADRVMIQSFDWGALMRMRAVAPQLPIVALTNGDQFLQPGQPGASPWLGGIDIDDFDGDLVAAVDSFGAGGLSPVHGNPQDGEVGDPDYEPYTTKRMVRDAHHAGIEVVPWTVDDPATMHKLIDDGVDGIITDYPDRLRAVLTERGFELPKRYPATG, from the coding sequence CTGGCCGCCGTCTGCAGCGCCCTCCTCCTCCTCCTCCTCCTCCTCCTAGTCGCGTCGCCGGCGCACGCGGCACCACCCGACGACGGGCTCGGCCCGGACGACTTCGACCTGCAGGCCCACCGCGGTGGGCTCGGCCTGGTGGTGGAGAGCACGCTGGCGTCGTTCGGCAACGCCCTCGAGGTCGGCGTGAGCACCCTCGAGCTCGACGTGCAGATCACCGAGGACCACCGCGCCGTCGTCACGCACGACCGGCAGGTCTCCGGCGCGAAGTGCACCGACACCGCCCCTGCGTTCCCCGGGGACCCGGAGTATCCGTACGTCGGCAAGTACGTCGTGAACCTGAGCCTGGCGCAGGTGCGCACCCTGGACTGCGGGACGAAGACGCTGCCGCAGCACCCGGGCCAGCGGCCGAGCCCGGGTGCGCGGATGCCGTTGCTCACCGAGGTCTTCGACCTGGTCGAGGAGCGCCACGCCGACAAGGTGTGGCTGAACATCGAGACCAAGGTCGAGGCTGGCGCACCCGAGGAGACCGCTCCGCGCGAGGAGTTCGTGCAGATCGTCTCCCGGCTGGTGGGCGAGTCCGGACTGGCCGACCGGGTGATGATCCAGAGCTTCGACTGGGGCGCGCTGATGCGGATGCGTGCGGTCGCGCCTCAGCTGCCGATCGTCGCGCTGACCAACGGCGACCAGTTCCTGCAGCCCGGCCAACCCGGCGCGTCGCCGTGGCTGGGCGGTATCGACATCGACGACTTCGACGGCGATCTGGTCGCTGCCGTCGACTCCTTCGGCGCGGGCGGGCTCTCGCCGGTGCACGGCAACCCGCAGGACGGCGAGGTAGGTGATCCCGACTACGAGCCGTACACCACCAAGCGGATGGTGCGCGACGCGCACCACGCCGGCATCGAGGTCGTGCCGTGGACCGTCGACGATCCCGCCACCATGCACAAGCTCATCGACGACGGTGTCGACGGCATCATCACCGACTACCCGGACCGGCTGCGCGCCGTGCTGACCGAACGTGGGTTCGAGCTGCCGAAGCGGTACCCGGCCACCGGGTGA
- a CDS encoding ATP-binding cassette domain-containing protein has product MIPSHTAPALRTEGLRLAYRPDRIVIDDLDFTLPGGAVTAIVGANGSGKSTLLRALARLLAPTAGHVLLDGRDLHKMRTREVARSLGLLPQAPVTPEGITVRDLVRRGRLPHTSLFRQLSAEDETAIADALAATDLTELADEPVDTLSGGQRQRAWLALVVAQGTPLLLLDEPTTFLDLAHQLDVLELVRRLNRDEGRTVLMVLHDLNQACRFADHVVALREGAVVAAGRPDEVVTDELVEATFGVESRVVPDPVTGRPLVVPLGRS; this is encoded by the coding sequence ATGATCCCCTCGCACACTGCACCGGCGCTACGCACGGAAGGGCTACGGCTGGCGTACCGCCCGGACCGGATCGTCATCGACGATCTCGACTTCACCCTGCCAGGTGGCGCCGTGACGGCGATCGTCGGCGCGAACGGCTCGGGGAAGTCCACCCTGCTGCGCGCACTCGCCCGGCTGCTCGCACCCACCGCGGGGCACGTGCTCCTCGACGGCCGGGACCTGCATAAGATGCGCACCCGCGAGGTCGCGCGCAGCCTGGGACTGCTGCCGCAGGCACCGGTGACCCCGGAGGGCATCACCGTCCGCGACCTCGTCCGCAGGGGGCGGCTGCCGCACACGTCGCTGTTCCGGCAGCTGTCCGCCGAGGACGAGACCGCAATCGCCGATGCGCTGGCCGCCACCGACCTGACCGAGCTCGCCGACGAACCCGTCGACACGCTCTCCGGCGGCCAGCGCCAGCGCGCGTGGCTCGCCCTCGTCGTCGCGCAGGGCACTCCGCTGTTGCTGCTGGACGAGCCGACGACGTTCCTCGACCTCGCGCACCAGCTCGACGTGCTCGAGCTGGTGCGCAGGCTCAACCGCGACGAGGGCCGCACGGTGCTGATGGTGCTACACGACCTCAACCAGGCCTGCCGGTTCGCCGACCACGTGGTGGCGCTGCGCGAAGGCGCGGTCGTCGCGGCGGGCCGGCCGGACGAGGTGGTGACGGACGAGCTCGTCGAGGCGACCTTCGGCGTCGAGTCACGGGTCGTCCCCGACCCGGTCACCGGCCGCCCGCTCGTCGTCCCACTCGGCCGGTCCTGA
- a CDS encoding SDR family oxidoreductase: MPHSDRVAIVTGAGSGIGRATALAFAAAGARVLGVGRRRDALAAVAGADGRIATLPADLRADGAHQAVVDAAVDRWGRVDTVVNNAGATALMPLSEATAARIADLFSLNVTAPSLLARAALPHLRRTRGSIVNVSSTYGHRPIPGAAHYAASKAALEHLTRSWALELAADHVRVNAVAPGPTASEALAAAGLPPDAVAAIEQDETARIPLGRRGEPAEIARWILHLADPAADWLTGQVLTVDGGLELT; encoded by the coding sequence ATGCCGCACAGCGACCGAGTCGCCATTGTCACCGGCGCCGGCTCCGGCATCGGCCGTGCGACGGCGTTGGCGTTCGCCGCGGCCGGTGCACGCGTCCTCGGGGTCGGCCGGCGCCGCGACGCCCTGGCCGCCGTCGCGGGGGCCGACGGACGCATCGCCACCCTGCCCGCCGACCTCCGCGCGGACGGCGCACACCAGGCGGTCGTCGACGCGGCCGTCGACCGATGGGGCCGCGTCGACACCGTGGTCAACAACGCCGGCGCCACCGCGCTGATGCCGCTGAGCGAGGCGACGGCGGCACGCATCGCGGACCTGTTCTCCCTCAACGTCACCGCCCCGAGCCTGCTCGCCCGGGCGGCGCTGCCGCACCTCCGCCGCACCCGGGGCTCGATCGTCAACGTCTCGAGCACCTACGGGCACCGGCCGATCCCCGGCGCCGCGCACTACGCCGCGTCCAAGGCGGCCCTGGAACACCTCACCCGCAGCTGGGCGCTGGAGCTCGCGGCGGACCACGTCCGGGTCAACGCCGTCGCCCCCGGCCCGACGGCGAGCGAGGCGCTCGCCGCAGCCGGCCTGCCGCCCGACGCCGTCGCGGCCATCGAGCAGGACGAGACCGCCCGCATCCCGCTCGGCCGCCGCGGCGAACCCGCGGAGATCGCCCGGTGGATCCTGCATCTCGCCGACCCGGCGGCCGACTGGCTCACCGGCCAGGTGCTCACCGTCGACGGCGGGCTGGAACTGACCTGA
- a CDS encoding PQQ-binding-like beta-propeller repeat protein has product MPRRRVVLAAAAALVVAAAAGVSAVVLWPDYGERIRSGRGPYPEAVGGGSPVHPSRVVARGDTDVVVDGLRVVVGNTARTSDTVTAYDLRSGERFWSYARPDVQVREVQETGGALYVRWADGLLAAFDPRAAEVVWHRMLADGAGEMGLRLAGDVVLVVRSGEARAFAAATGEEKWAADLPRGCRSGADARHDARAGHILVLRMSCGAVALDTRRGAVRWGPWGAGRTAVVPVDDERVALARGDGTAVLHSAARGERLGSVRAPAGTFVAGTRDTLVSYDGGVGTRSVVLAGWDLAADELAWTIRRGRGGSWSGAYLAGDLLYTVRTTTATQRRLLVYDAATGQERSRTDIDLTEYLDVPRYAYDDTEVSVADVSYGTVDLDVDTGRGLLFPSGDDLLLAAS; this is encoded by the coding sequence ATGCCTCGGCGACGCGTTGTGCTCGCGGCGGCAGCCGCGCTGGTGGTGGCTGCCGCCGCCGGTGTCAGCGCAGTCGTGCTGTGGCCGGACTACGGCGAACGGATCCGCAGCGGGCGCGGGCCGTACCCCGAAGCGGTCGGCGGCGGCTCACCGGTGCACCCGTCACGGGTGGTCGCCCGCGGCGACACCGACGTGGTGGTCGACGGCCTGCGGGTCGTGGTCGGCAACACGGCGCGCACCTCGGACACGGTGACCGCGTACGACCTGCGGTCGGGCGAGCGCTTCTGGAGCTACGCGCGCCCCGACGTACAGGTGCGTGAGGTGCAGGAGACCGGTGGCGCGCTCTACGTGCGGTGGGCCGACGGGCTGCTCGCGGCCTTCGACCCGCGGGCGGCCGAGGTCGTCTGGCACCGGATGCTGGCCGACGGTGCTGGCGAGATGGGGCTGCGGCTCGCCGGCGACGTCGTCCTCGTGGTGCGCAGTGGTGAGGCGCGGGCGTTCGCCGCGGCGACCGGGGAGGAGAAATGGGCAGCCGACCTGCCGCGCGGGTGCCGGTCAGGCGCCGATGCACGCCACGACGCGCGGGCGGGGCACATCCTCGTCCTGCGCATGAGCTGTGGCGCGGTCGCGCTCGACACCCGGCGCGGCGCCGTGCGGTGGGGGCCGTGGGGTGCGGGCCGCACCGCCGTCGTCCCCGTCGACGACGAACGCGTCGCCTTGGCCCGCGGCGACGGCACCGCCGTGTTGCACTCCGCCGCGCGGGGCGAGCGGCTCGGCAGCGTGCGTGCGCCCGCCGGCACGTTCGTCGCCGGCACCCGGGACACGTTGGTCAGCTACGACGGCGGCGTCGGCACGCGCAGCGTCGTGCTCGCCGGCTGGGACCTCGCCGCGGACGAGTTGGCGTGGACCATCAGGCGCGGTCGCGGCGGATCGTGGTCCGGCGCCTACCTCGCCGGCGACCTGCTCTACACGGTCAGGACGACGACGGCGACACAGCGCAGGTTGCTGGTCTACGACGCGGCGACCGGCCAGGAGCGGTCGCGTACGGACATCGACCTCACCGAGTACCTCGACGTCCCGCGCTACGCCTACGACGACACCGAGGTGTCCGTCGCGGACGTCTCGTACGGCACCGTCGACCTGGACGTGGACACCGGTCGTGGCCTGCTGTTCCCCAGCGGCGACGACCTGCTGCTCGCGGCGAGCTGA